The Paenibacillus sophorae genome has a segment encoding these proteins:
- a CDS encoding NUDIX hydrolase: MENQGTEVKKVWPANPALDETTVSTQPIFEGKIITLQVDTVTLPDGNTATREVVKHPGAVAVLALNKGKMLVVEQFRQPMGRTEVEIPAGKLDPGEDPLAAAGRELQEETGFHGGDLFLLKSFYTSPGFANEIIHLYVTENAQSGEMALDEDEFLVVTELTLEEAYEYIADGRIADAKTMMAVYAWHLYTLTGKWN; this comes from the coding sequence ATGGAAAATCAAGGAACTGAAGTGAAGAAAGTATGGCCGGCCAATCCGGCGCTGGACGAGACTACGGTATCCACCCAGCCTATTTTTGAAGGCAAAATCATTACGCTTCAGGTGGACACGGTGACGTTGCCGGACGGTAATACTGCAACCCGGGAAGTGGTTAAGCATCCGGGAGCGGTCGCGGTTCTGGCCCTGAATAAGGGCAAAATGCTCGTTGTCGAGCAGTTCCGTCAGCCGATGGGACGAACGGAAGTGGAGATTCCAGCAGGTAAACTGGACCCCGGCGAAGATCCGCTGGCAGCCGCCGGGCGGGAATTGCAGGAAGAGACGGGCTTTCACGGCGGCGATCTGTTCCTGCTGAAATCGTTCTACACCTCTCCGGGTTTCGCCAACGAGATTATTCATCTGTATGTGACGGAGAATGCGCAGAGCGGAGAGATGGCGCTTGACGAGGACGAGTTCCTTGTTGTGACGGAGCTGACTCTCGAAGAAGCGTACGAATACATTGCCGACGGGCGGATTGCCGACGCGAAGACCATGATGGCGGTTTATGCCTGGCATCTGTACACGCTCACCGGGAAATGGAACTAG